In one window of Kosmotoga pacifica DNA:
- a CDS encoding GGDEF domain-containing protein translates to MEKNTDKILIKASSLGKRFLLAEVLSLFSHEFSKDQLTRTIEKAKSNGNLIEKDGILSFKDADWKHFFEKANVSSEEHLALATFRQLKEGIYFHYENSQYSKRSFAAALLWQARKDYYNWLPREIVLEKVKAADSILGFESWASRNIKIHLQGMINTGKRIDKQLIEEWMEGKLHVDYLKFARILRILLDENDFRALLSRKLEQKLTDYQKKALEFNIMDSKAIRKILKEDLSEAERFSEKLLPKSPQYALLKVLALNLLARYFRVMKNKKYKQFLESALNIAKRFNQKDWIAKLFNNLSIYYEEDFRAYSEQLKLNAIKTAEEIGDYYTAAFTAINLAYNYLSAGQKSDLQKMVEKIGSYTTKTNNPEIKFFFLELKATIALYDKDISEFEINLDRYKEIAEKAKDPRILSRKHMSGMLKILYHLINGSLEAIKGVPEKLMSHPYLTEDEYKFLEIIKTGLDDPAEGYVLFKEYREKMHYYVEEIVQFISQILPKTHLNDFREFVFKQLISARRKGLLLSQAQLYHALGIATFRLEIQHDALRYIRFAAFLYDASGMTNLSRDLRNTFLQRESFVDLIREVEEKLEKSGTESFLLQNLKESARKANDSLRYIGKLMAVVLSFTDAENFEQLAEIIFKNLLEEFPANSGTFELLGKTGEVYHFGDGRIPVFDSVFNLDPFYVSYSFNVGFDGKARLELYNPDQRVNYADVQRFYDLMTHLEPIIELALINFMRYRMAIRDELTGLYTRWYFEERFKEEFARTQRTLEKFSLIFCDLDDFKKINDKYGHKAGDEVLKNVASIFLQNARTTDVVCRFGGEEFVFLLPFTSREGAMALAERLRKALESSPFDISVTGSFGVATYPSEGIESREELFRKADDLCYRAKSDGKNLVRG, encoded by the coding sequence ATGGAAAAAAACACTGATAAAATTTTGATCAAAGCGTCCTCTCTTGGAAAACGTTTCCTCCTGGCTGAAGTCTTGTCGCTCTTTAGTCACGAGTTCTCTAAAGACCAGTTGACAAGAACAATAGAAAAAGCGAAATCTAATGGGAATTTGATAGAGAAAGATGGTATTCTTTCTTTTAAAGATGCTGACTGGAAGCATTTCTTTGAAAAAGCGAATGTAAGCTCCGAGGAGCATTTAGCTCTGGCAACATTCAGACAGTTGAAAGAAGGTATTTACTTTCATTACGAAAATAGTCAATATTCTAAAAGGTCGTTTGCTGCAGCTTTACTCTGGCAGGCTAGAAAAGATTATTACAACTGGTTGCCGAGGGAAATAGTACTTGAAAAAGTAAAAGCTGCAGATTCAATCCTTGGTTTTGAGAGCTGGGCAAGCAGGAACATTAAAATACACCTGCAGGGAATGATCAATACCGGAAAGCGCATTGATAAACAGCTCATAGAAGAATGGATGGAAGGGAAGTTGCATGTAGACTATCTGAAATTTGCCAGAATTTTGAGAATTCTCCTTGATGAAAATGATTTCAGGGCCCTTCTCTCTCGAAAATTGGAACAGAAGCTGACAGATTACCAAAAAAAGGCTCTTGAATTCAACATAATGGATTCAAAAGCTATTAGAAAAATCTTAAAAGAAGATCTGTCTGAAGCTGAAAGATTTAGTGAAAAATTGCTCCCAAAATCTCCACAATATGCCCTGTTAAAGGTTCTGGCGCTCAATTTGCTTGCTCGATACTTCAGAGTGATGAAGAACAAGAAATACAAACAATTTCTGGAAAGTGCCCTTAATATCGCAAAACGTTTTAACCAAAAAGATTGGATTGCCAAACTCTTCAATAACCTTAGCATCTACTACGAAGAAGATTTCAGGGCGTACTCTGAGCAATTAAAACTCAATGCGATAAAAACTGCCGAGGAAATAGGTGATTATTATACTGCAGCTTTCACCGCCATTAATCTGGCTTATAATTATCTGTCGGCTGGTCAGAAAAGCGATCTCCAGAAAATGGTCGAGAAAATTGGAAGCTATACGACGAAGACGAATAACCCGGAGATCAAATTTTTCTTTTTGGAGCTGAAAGCTACAATAGCTCTGTATGATAAAGATATCTCTGAATTTGAAATAAATCTCGATAGGTATAAAGAAATCGCTGAGAAAGCAAAAGATCCGCGTATACTTTCAAGAAAGCATATGAGTGGCATGCTCAAAATTCTGTATCACTTAATTAATGGTAGTCTTGAAGCCATAAAAGGTGTCCCGGAAAAGCTAATGTCTCATCCTTACCTCACCGAAGATGAGTATAAATTTCTCGAAATTATTAAGACAGGTCTTGATGATCCAGCGGAAGGCTATGTGCTCTTCAAAGAGTACCGAGAAAAAATGCACTATTATGTAGAGGAAATTGTCCAGTTCATATCTCAGATTCTTCCAAAGACACATCTAAACGATTTCAGAGAGTTTGTTTTCAAGCAGCTTATTTCTGCCAGAAGAAAGGGGCTTCTCCTTTCTCAGGCCCAGCTTTATCATGCACTTGGTATTGCCACTTTCAGACTGGAGATTCAGCACGATGCTCTGCGTTATATCCGATTCGCCGCTTTCTTATACGACGCATCAGGTATGACCAACCTCTCTCGCGATTTAAGAAATACCTTTCTCCAGAGAGAATCTTTTGTCGATTTGATACGAGAGGTTGAAGAAAAACTCGAGAAATCTGGAACAGAAAGCTTTCTATTGCAGAATTTGAAAGAATCTGCAAGAAAAGCCAACGATTCTCTGAGATACATTGGCAAGTTAATGGCGGTTGTGTTATCTTTTACCGATGCCGAGAATTTCGAGCAACTCGCAGAAATTATTTTCAAAAATTTGCTGGAGGAATTTCCAGCCAACTCAGGCACATTCGAACTTCTTGGAAAAACCGGAGAGGTCTATCATTTTGGAGATGGTAGAATACCTGTTTTTGACTCAGTTTTCAACCTTGATCCTTTCTATGTTTCATATAGTTTCAATGTGGGATTTGATGGCAAGGCTAGGCTGGAACTTTATAACCCCGACCAGCGAGTCAATTATGCCGATGTCCAGAGATTCTATGACCTGATGACACACCTTGAGCCCATAATTGAGTTAGCTCTTATAAATTTTATGAGATACCGCATGGCAATACGCGACGAGCTCACAGGACTGTATACGAGATGGTATTTTGAAGAGAGGTTTAAAGAAGAATTTGCAAGGACCCAGAGAACACTCGAAAAGTTCTCGCTGATTTTCTGCGACCTCGATGATTTCAAAAAGATAAATGACAAATATGGACACAAGGCAGGTGACGAAGTGTTGAAAAACGTTGCCTCCATTTTCTTACAGAATGCCAGAACAACCGATGTTGTATGTCGATTTGGTGGAGAGGAATTTGTGTTTCTTCTCCCTTTTACCTCTCGTGAAGGGGCTATGGCTCTTGCAGAACGCTTGAGAAAGGCTCTTGAGAGTTCACCATTTGATATCAGTGTAACGGGCAGTTTTGGCGTTGCCACCTATCCGTCGGAAGGCATTGAATCCAGAGAAGAGCTCTTCAGAAAAGCTGATGACCTTTGCTACAGGGCTAAAAGCGATGGAAAGAATCTTGTAAGGGGATGA
- a CDS encoding M3 family oligoendopeptidase produces MKTGAEKIRWNLSELYDNPQSPNIEKDIATIKGEINRIAKELDEILRNDPSPLRLKKAFEALEEAYEKNGKILMYAFLLFSEDTSNPQANKLMLKAQELFSEFENKLVAFRLKLAKLADNEFENLFGSELLSNYRHFAEKERKRKEFMLSEKEEQIINLKNLTGNQALAKLYTEFVSSQKYEIEIDGEKKILNESEVRALRMHENSELREKAFKALFTRLKEHETVFTNIYNAIAKDWVIEAKKRGFPNPISVRNLDNEISDEIITSLIETTTRNNDIVHRYYKLKAKIMRAKRLKHSDIYAPIGSLKKTYSWSEAREMVLDALSKFDSKVVTIVKEFFDASYIHAPVMRNKRGGAFCYYVGPNVHPYVLLNFTGQLEDVMTLAHELGHGLHGVLSQKQTLLNYHTPLTLAETASVFSEMLMMDYLLDKIEDWDEKISFIASKLESMFATMHRQNMFTRFEVMAHEAISEQYMTFDELSAIYRQELESMFGDSIEYFDFSGYEWAGIPHMFHTPFYCYAYNFAQLLVISLYEKYLEDGNRFIPKYLELLSSGGSDSPEKLLARVGVNLKDPSFWQRGFDFLVKRLLEPLEELIQQRV; encoded by the coding sequence ATGAAAACAGGGGCGGAAAAAATTAGGTGGAACCTGAGCGAACTGTATGACAATCCGCAGTCACCTAACATTGAAAAAGATATCGCGACAATAAAAGGGGAAATTAATCGAATAGCCAAAGAACTTGATGAAATCCTGCGTAATGATCCTTCGCCCTTGAGATTGAAGAAAGCTTTTGAAGCACTGGAAGAAGCATACGAGAAAAATGGAAAAATCCTTATGTACGCGTTTCTTCTGTTTTCAGAAGATACCTCTAACCCGCAGGCAAACAAGCTAATGTTGAAAGCACAGGAACTTTTTTCTGAATTTGAGAACAAGCTCGTTGCTTTCAGACTGAAACTGGCAAAGTTAGCTGATAACGAATTTGAAAATCTTTTTGGTTCGGAACTCCTATCGAATTACAGACACTTCGCTGAAAAGGAAAGGAAACGGAAAGAATTCATGCTCTCAGAAAAAGAGGAGCAAATAATAAATTTGAAGAATCTAACTGGGAATCAAGCGCTTGCAAAACTTTATACTGAATTTGTCTCTTCCCAAAAATACGAAATAGAAATCGATGGAGAGAAGAAAATACTAAATGAAAGCGAAGTCAGGGCATTGAGGATGCATGAGAATTCCGAATTGAGGGAAAAGGCTTTTAAGGCACTATTCACAAGGCTGAAAGAACATGAAACGGTCTTCACAAATATTTACAACGCCATCGCGAAAGATTGGGTAATTGAAGCGAAGAAGCGGGGATTCCCCAACCCAATTAGTGTTAGAAACCTCGACAATGAAATTTCTGATGAAATTATCACCTCTCTGATTGAAACTACTACGAGAAACAATGATATCGTACACAGGTACTACAAACTGAAAGCCAAAATAATGAGAGCAAAAAGACTCAAACACAGTGATATTTATGCACCAATTGGTTCTTTAAAAAAGACTTACAGCTGGTCGGAAGCACGGGAAATGGTACTCGATGCTCTAAGCAAGTTTGACAGTAAAGTCGTTACTATTGTAAAGGAATTTTTTGATGCAAGCTATATACATGCTCCAGTGATGCGCAACAAGAGAGGCGGGGCTTTTTGTTACTATGTAGGTCCAAATGTACACCCGTACGTTCTTCTCAATTTCACAGGTCAGCTGGAAGATGTGATGACTCTGGCTCATGAGCTAGGGCATGGTTTACATGGCGTGTTATCGCAAAAGCAAACACTACTCAATTACCATACGCCTTTAACCCTAGCCGAAACTGCATCTGTCTTTTCTGAAATGTTGATGATGGACTACCTTCTAGACAAAATCGAGGACTGGGACGAAAAGATCTCCTTCATTGCTTCGAAACTTGAAAGTATGTTTGCCACTATGCACCGACAGAACATGTTCACACGCTTCGAAGTCATGGCTCATGAGGCTATTTCCGAACAATACATGACTTTTGACGAATTATCCGCCATCTATCGTCAAGAACTGGAAAGTATGTTTGGTGATTCTATTGAATATTTTGACTTCAGTGGTTACGAATGGGCAGGTATACCTCATATGTTCCATACACCTTTCTACTGTTACGCCTATAACTTTGCCCAACTGCTCGTTATCTCACTTTATGAAAAATATCTTGAAGACGGGAATCGCTTTATACCGAAATATCTTGAACTGCTTTCGAGCGGTGGGTCTGATTCGCCGGAAAAATTGCTTGCGAGAGTTGGGGTAAACCTAAAAGATCCCTCTTTCTGGCAACGTGGTTTTGATTTCCTTGTAAAACGTCTGTTGGAGCCTCTTGAAGAACTAATTCAACAGCGGGTATGA
- the dnaX gene encoding DNA polymerase III subunit gamma/tau: MLYRKYRPRNFEEIVGQEQVKQVLKKAIAADDIAHAYIFYGPRGTGKTTTARILAKAVNCSNKVPSERPCGVCDSCKAIDSSNYMDVIEIDAASYRGIDEVRKIRDAASYRPTMGRYKVYIIDEFHMLTKEAFNALLKTLEEPPEHILFILATTNLEKVPETVLSRCQIFIFKPLNNEEIINYLKRILEIERKNFDERGLELIARAAHGGMRDAVNLLQRTLVFSGAISEKVVREVLGILPDEVVEEYLSAFCSADYDTLIKISKKMSGSGYSLETLIDQAIEKIKENISSGNASVKSAVVTVKLLWEIARELRYSDDKGRTFETLNIIKSNELAGLYKIEASNVKPRSNVVTASNEERKLLEPEEKIKADDTEDDLSLLLDRLYSEGHILTWTLLSLSKKEIEEAADGVKKLKVAFSTEDSLAKAIFEEQFESINELVRTKNGWVLEFASQELRTEKGTDVLSKLPPEQQEYMKKIISLFDNVEIEVEEEEDG, encoded by the coding sequence GTGCTGTACCGGAAATACAGACCCCGTAATTTCGAAGAAATTGTGGGCCAGGAACAAGTGAAGCAAGTGCTAAAAAAAGCGATAGCTGCTGATGATATCGCACATGCGTATATTTTCTATGGTCCACGCGGTACCGGAAAAACCACGACAGCCAGGATTCTTGCTAAGGCTGTTAATTGTTCAAACAAAGTGCCCTCTGAAAGGCCCTGTGGCGTCTGTGATTCGTGTAAGGCAATAGATAGTTCAAACTACATGGATGTTATAGAAATTGATGCTGCGTCATACCGTGGAATCGACGAAGTGCGTAAAATAAGAGATGCCGCTTCATACAGACCCACTATGGGAAGGTATAAAGTCTATATTATCGATGAATTTCACATGCTTACAAAAGAAGCTTTCAATGCTTTGTTGAAGACATTGGAGGAACCACCAGAACATATTCTATTTATCCTTGCAACAACGAATCTTGAAAAAGTGCCGGAAACGGTCTTATCTCGCTGTCAGATCTTCATTTTCAAACCCCTCAACAACGAAGAGATTATCAACTACCTCAAAAGGATCCTTGAAATTGAGAGAAAGAACTTTGACGAAAGGGGATTGGAGTTGATTGCCCGCGCTGCCCATGGTGGCATGAGAGATGCCGTGAACCTTTTGCAAAGAACACTTGTTTTCTCCGGGGCGATCAGCGAAAAAGTTGTTAGAGAAGTTCTTGGCATACTTCCTGATGAAGTAGTGGAAGAGTACCTTTCTGCTTTTTGTTCTGCCGATTACGACACTCTGATAAAGATATCCAAAAAAATGTCCGGATCGGGCTATAGTCTTGAAACATTGATTGATCAGGCTATTGAAAAAATTAAAGAGAACATTTCTTCAGGAAACGCTAGCGTTAAATCCGCTGTTGTTACTGTAAAGCTTCTCTGGGAAATTGCCCGAGAATTGAGGTATTCAGATGATAAAGGACGGACCTTTGAAACACTTAACATAATAAAATCAAATGAACTAGCTGGTCTTTATAAAATTGAAGCTAGCAACGTGAAACCAAGAAGTAATGTAGTCACAGCCTCTAACGAGGAGCGTAAACTTCTAGAACCTGAGGAAAAGATTAAAGCTGATGATACTGAAGACGATCTCTCACTCCTTCTGGATAGACTGTACTCCGAAGGTCATATTCTCACATGGACACTCCTCAGCCTCTCAAAAAAAGAAATAGAGGAGGCGGCAGATGGAGTCAAGAAACTCAAGGTTGCTTTTTCAACTGAAGATAGCCTTGCCAAAGCGATTTTTGAAGAACAATTCGAAAGTATTAACGAACTCGTAAGAACAAAGAATGGATGGGTGCTTGAGTTTGCTTCTCAGGAATTACGAACTGAAAAGGGGACAGATGTTCTTTCAAAACTCCCCCCAGAGCAACAAGAATACATGAAGAAGATAATATCGTTATTCGATAACGTGGAAATAGAGGTGGAGGAGGAAGAAGATGGCTAA
- a CDS encoding YbaB/EbfC family nucleoid-associated protein, which yields MAKKIKGFGGRSYGQKSKKAGDLNELLKQAQKAQEQMESLEESFKDLEVNVSAGGGAIKITATCDYRIKAIEVDDELKEEDFEILQDLIVAGVNEALEAIKKRRDEEYAKVTGSMGLPKDII from the coding sequence ATGGCTAAAAAGATCAAGGGATTCGGTGGTCGCAGTTACGGACAAAAATCTAAAAAAGCTGGAGATCTAAATGAATTGCTCAAGCAGGCCCAAAAGGCGCAGGAGCAAATGGAAAGCCTCGAAGAATCGTTTAAAGACCTTGAAGTAAACGTATCAGCCGGGGGCGGGGCAATAAAGATTACCGCTACCTGTGATTACAGGATAAAAGCCATCGAGGTTGATGACGAATTAAAAGAAGAAGACTTTGAAATTCTTCAAGACCTCATCGTAGCCGGTGTTAATGAGGCCCTTGAAGCTATCAAAAAAAGAAGAGACGAAGAATATGCGAAGGTTACGGGATCTATGGGACTGCCGAAAGATATCATATAA
- the gap gene encoding type I glyceraldehyde-3-phosphate dehydrogenase, with product MKVAINGFGRIGRLVFREMVKRGNFDIVAINDLTDAKTLAHLLKYDSVHGRFGGTVEAGENAIIVNGKEIKVFAEKNPGNLPWNDLGVDIVIESTGVFRNKEKAMPHIEAGAKKVLITAPAKGEVDATIVLGVNEDVLQPEHTVISNASCTTNSIAPVIKVLNDKFKVVKGFLTTVHAYTNDQRILDLPHRDLRRARAAAANTIPTTTGAAKAVGIVIPELKGRLDGMALRVPVPDGSITDLTVIVEKETTAEEVNAAMREASETYLKGILGYNEEPIVSSDIVGSTYSGIFDATLTFVNGNLIKVSAWYDNEYGYSCRVVDLTEKIASM from the coding sequence GTGAAAGTTGCCATTAACGGATTTGGAAGAATCGGAAGACTGGTTTTCAGGGAAATGGTTAAGCGAGGAAACTTTGATATTGTTGCCATCAACGACCTTACAGATGCCAAGACGCTTGCCCATCTGCTCAAATACGACAGCGTTCACGGAAGATTTGGTGGCACAGTCGAAGCTGGTGAGAACGCTATTATCGTCAACGGAAAGGAAATCAAAGTATTCGCCGAAAAGAATCCGGGAAACCTTCCCTGGAATGACCTTGGTGTCGACATCGTAATCGAATCTACTGGTGTATTCAGAAATAAAGAAAAGGCCATGCCACATATTGAGGCGGGCGCCAAGAAGGTCTTGATTACTGCTCCTGCAAAGGGAGAAGTAGACGCTACTATTGTTCTCGGTGTAAACGAAGACGTTCTACAACCTGAACACACTGTCATCTCTAACGCTTCCTGCACGACAAACTCCATTGCACCTGTTATAAAAGTGCTCAATGATAAGTTCAAGGTTGTTAAAGGATTCCTTACGACCGTTCACGCCTATACTAACGATCAGAGGATCCTCGATCTTCCTCACAGAGATCTGAGAAGAGCTAGAGCTGCGGCTGCTAATACAATTCCAACCACTACCGGTGCAGCTAAAGCAGTAGGCATTGTCATCCCTGAACTCAAAGGCAGACTCGATGGAATGGCTTTAAGGGTACCTGTTCCGGATGGCTCCATAACAGATCTCACCGTTATTGTCGAAAAAGAGACAACAGCAGAAGAAGTAAACGCTGCAATGAGAGAAGCAAGTGAGACTTACCTTAAAGGGATTCTCGGTTATAACGAGGAGCCGATTGTTAGTTCCGACATCGTTGGCTCTACATATTCTGGAATCTTTGATGCTACTCTTACCTTCGTAAACGGAAACCTTATAAAGGTGAGTGCTTGGTACGATAATGAGTACGGTTACAGTTGCAGAGTAGTTGACCTTACTGAAAAAATCGCCAGCATGTAA
- a CDS encoding phosphoglycerate kinase has product MGRKLTIKDVDLKGKRVLMRVDFNVPIDKETGAVADDTRIRAALPTIEYALKQGARVILTSHLGRPKGVKDPKYSLKPVAKRLEELLGHHVSFVDDCISEGAVKVVEAMKEGEVVLLENVRFYKEEKNNDPEFAKKLAALGDIHVNDAFGTAHRAHASNVGVAQYLTSVAGFLMEKEIKMLGKAVENPDHPYVVILGGAKVSDKIGVITNLLEKADRILIGGAMMFTFLRAKGIKTGDSLVEEDRIELAKDILRKAREKGVEFVLPVDTIIAKEIAPGAEKKVVGIDEGIPEGWKGLDIGPKTIELFKEKLADAKTIVWNGPMGVFEIDDFARGTEEIAKTLASLKDADTIIGGGDSAAAINKFNLADKVSHVSTGGGASLEMLEGKVLPGIASIAEEEDVKKNVE; this is encoded by the coding sequence ATGGGCAGAAAGCTCACGATAAAAGATGTAGATTTAAAAGGGAAAAGAGTTTTAATGCGTGTTGATTTCAACGTGCCAATAGACAAGGAAACTGGTGCAGTTGCTGATGATACCAGAATCAGGGCTGCATTACCTACAATTGAATATGCTTTAAAACAGGGTGCCAGAGTTATCCTCACATCGCACCTGGGGCGACCTAAGGGTGTGAAAGACCCAAAATACAGCCTTAAGCCTGTCGCCAAAAGATTGGAAGAACTCCTTGGGCATCACGTTTCCTTTGTGGACGACTGTATAAGCGAAGGCGCTGTCAAAGTGGTAGAAGCTATGAAAGAAGGAGAAGTCGTACTACTCGAAAACGTAAGATTTTACAAGGAAGAAAAAAACAATGACCCCGAGTTCGCTAAAAAACTGGCAGCTCTTGGGGATATACATGTCAACGATGCTTTTGGAACAGCCCACAGGGCTCACGCCTCAAACGTAGGTGTAGCGCAGTACCTAACGAGTGTAGCCGGTTTTCTCATGGAAAAGGAAATAAAAATGCTGGGAAAAGCTGTCGAAAACCCTGATCATCCATATGTTGTTATCCTTGGCGGGGCTAAAGTTTCGGACAAAATCGGTGTCATAACTAACCTTCTCGAAAAGGCTGACAGGATTTTGATAGGCGGAGCAATGATGTTCACCTTCCTCAGAGCTAAGGGAATAAAAACCGGCGATTCCCTTGTCGAAGAGGACCGCATTGAACTTGCAAAAGACATTCTAAGGAAAGCAAGAGAAAAAGGAGTCGAATTTGTTCTTCCTGTCGATACAATAATAGCCAAAGAAATAGCCCCCGGCGCTGAGAAAAAGGTCGTTGGAATAGATGAAGGTATACCGGAAGGCTGGAAAGGGCTCGATATTGGTCCAAAGACCATAGAACTCTTCAAAGAGAAGCTTGCTGATGCAAAAACCATCGTCTGGAATGGACCTATGGGTGTTTTTGAAATTGATGATTTTGCCAGAGGTACTGAAGAAATTGCAAAAACTCTGGCATCTTTGAAAGATGCGGATACGATAATAGGCGGTGGCGATAGCGCAGCGGCTATCAACAAGTTCAATCTCGCAGATAAAGTTAGCCACGTCTCTACGGGTGGCGGTGCTTCTCTAGAAATGCTGGAGGGAAAAGTTTTGCCTGGAATCGCCAGCATAGCTGAGGAAGAAGATGTAAAAAAAAACGTAGAGTGA
- the tpiA gene encoding triose-phosphate isomerase, with the protein MTIAGNWKMNKTPTEAKLFAGLLAAEVGRERALDVVVCPPYIDLPVVTDVLKDTEIGVGAQNIYPKESGAFTGEISVLMLKDLGVNYVIVGHSERRHIFGETDELINEKVRFVLENALTPIFCIGETLEERESGRTFEVLESQVVKGLKGVELEDILKVIVAYEPVWAIGTGKVATPEQADEAMGFVRQLIGKLYGWQIAEQIRILYGGSIKPENFDSLIKMENIDGGLVGGASLKESFIDLVRIAKKYL; encoded by the coding sequence GTGACAATTGCCGGTAACTGGAAAATGAACAAAACCCCGACTGAGGCAAAACTTTTTGCTGGTCTTCTTGCTGCCGAGGTCGGTAGAGAAAGAGCACTGGATGTGGTGGTCTGTCCTCCATATATCGATTTGCCGGTAGTGACTGATGTCCTGAAGGATACTGAAATAGGCGTTGGAGCACAGAATATCTATCCAAAAGAAAGCGGTGCTTTCACTGGAGAAATATCAGTATTGATGCTCAAAGATCTGGGTGTGAATTATGTAATCGTCGGTCATTCAGAGAGACGACACATTTTTGGAGAAACGGACGAATTAATAAATGAAAAGGTCAGGTTTGTACTGGAGAACGCTCTGACGCCTATTTTCTGTATTGGTGAAACCCTCGAGGAAAGAGAATCAGGAAGAACATTTGAAGTGCTGGAAAGCCAGGTTGTTAAAGGACTCAAGGGTGTGGAACTCGAAGATATCTTGAAGGTAATTGTGGCTTATGAACCCGTCTGGGCAATTGGAACCGGAAAAGTGGCTACCCCTGAACAGGCCGATGAAGCTATGGGATTTGTCAGACAATTAATTGGCAAACTCTATGGCTGGCAGATAGCTGAGCAAATCAGAATTCTTTATGGCGGAAGCATCAAGCCTGAAAACTTCGATAGTCTGATCAAAATGGAAAACATAGATGGTGGCCTTGTAGGTGGTGCCAGTTTGAAGGAAAGTTTCATTGACCTTGTGAGGATAGCAAAAAAATACCTCTAA
- the zapA gene encoding cell division protein ZapA translates to MRRPVVLKLGEREFEFITNEPQSIVDEVFNEISQEFALLEKDVEKAGFEKVLVAMLVNMTTDFIKAENELKRLKEKYNEVLKDYYKGRGRIAKD, encoded by the coding sequence ATGAGAAGGCCTGTTGTTCTAAAATTGGGTGAAAGAGAGTTTGAATTTATCACAAATGAGCCTCAAAGTATTGTTGATGAAGTATTCAATGAAATCAGTCAAGAATTTGCTTTGCTTGAAAAAGATGTGGAGAAAGCGGGATTTGAGAAAGTCCTCGTTGCCATGCTCGTCAACATGACAACAGATTTCATCAAAGCAGAGAATGAGCTTAAAAGACTGAAAGAGAAATACAACGAAGTCTTAAAGGATTATTACAAAGGACGTGGGAGGATTGCAAAGGATTAA
- the murI gene encoding glutamate racemase: MQRIKIGVYDSGVGGLTVLKHLIKKIPNGIDFFYFADTARVPYGSKPPFLVRSFITEIFGFFRFLNIDAIVTACNTTDSLLLESEKRGLWVPFFSIIDPVIWHMENVVSSGSSVAIIGTETTVRRSVYLRKLIGNKNISRISQKACPLFVPLVEEGLNDSELARRIVSYYLEELKKFSPDFLILGCTHYSYLKTIISEYMGDRTTLIDPANYVSEQVIGWLENIEPREKSSVQFFVTGSAEDFKRKASKLMGFDIDLDVNHVDLEKLNELARL; this comes from the coding sequence TTGCAAAGGATTAAAATAGGTGTTTATGATTCAGGTGTAGGTGGCCTTACAGTTCTAAAACACCTTATAAAAAAGATCCCTAATGGGATTGATTTTTTTTATTTCGCTGACACTGCAAGGGTTCCATACGGCTCAAAACCGCCGTTTCTGGTACGTAGTTTCATTACTGAGATATTTGGCTTTTTCAGATTTCTGAATATTGATGCGATCGTTACCGCTTGCAATACCACCGATTCTTTGCTGTTAGAAAGCGAAAAACGTGGTCTATGGGTACCCTTTTTCAGTATCATAGATCCTGTTATTTGGCATATGGAAAATGTCGTGTCCTCTGGAAGTTCTGTGGCAATAATAGGAACAGAAACAACTGTGAGACGCTCTGTATATTTGAGAAAACTCATAGGAAATAAAAACATAAGCAGAATATCTCAGAAGGCCTGTCCGTTATTCGTGCCGCTGGTTGAAGAAGGTCTCAATGACAGTGAACTTGCCAGAAGAATTGTATCTTATTACCTCGAAGAACTCAAGAAGTTTTCACCAGATTTTCTCATATTGGGTTGTACGCACTATTCTTATTTAAAAACTATCATAAGTGAATATATGGGAGATCGAACGACATTAATCGATCCAGCTAACTATGTATCTGAACAAGTTATTGGTTGGCTGGAGAATATTGAGCCTCGCGAAAAATCCAGCGTGCAATTTTTCGTGACAGGCAGCGCAGAGGATTTCAAAAGAAAAGCCTCAAAGCTTATGGGATTTGATATAGATCTCGATGTTAATCACGTTGATCTTGAAAAACTCAACGAATTGGCTCGTCTGTGA